The Achromobacter spanius genome includes the window GTCGAATCCGTCGAGTCCGCTGCGCCGTTGCTGTCGTCGCCGCCTTCCGTCGCGCCGCCTTCAGCCTGGACGTCTTCGTCCAGTTCGCCGTCGTCGTCCGCATCGCTTTCCACAACACGACGCACGCCGGACAGCGTGCTGCCGTCATCAACGTTGATCAGTGTGACGCCTTGGGTCGCGCGGCCCATTTCGCGGATTTCCGCGACTCGGGTACGCACCAGAACGCCGCCGGTGGTGATCAGCATGATTTCGTCGGTCGGGTTGACCAGCACCGCGCCCACGACCTTGCCATTACGCGAGGTGGTCTGGATGGCGATCATGCCCTTCGTGCCGCGGCCATGGCGCGTGTATTCACCGATGGGCGTGCGCTTGCCATAACCGTTTTCGGTGGCGGTCAGCACGGTTTGCGTTTCGTCGCCGGCAACCAGCAGCGCAATGACGGTCTGCGTTTCTTCCAGCATCATGCCGCGCACGCCGCGGGCGTTTCGGCCCATCGGACGCACGTCGTTTTCGTCGAAGCGCACGGCCTTGCCGGAATCCGAGAACAGCATGACATCGTGCTTGCCGTCGGTAAGGTCGGCGCCGATCAGGTAGTCGCCATCGTCAAGGTCGACGGCGATGATGCCGGCCTTGCGCGGGTTGGAGAAGTCGGACAGCGGGGTCTTCTTGACCGTGCCGCGCGACGTCGCCATGAAGACGTAGTGATCTTCGCTGAATTCCTTGACCGGCAGCACCACGGTGATCTTCTCGCCGTCAGCCAGCGGGAACATGTTGACGATGGGCTTGCCGCGCGAGTTGCGCGTGCCTTGCGGCACTTCCCAGACCTTGAGCCAGTACACGCGGCCACGGTTCGAGAAGCACAGCAGGTAGTCGTGCGTGTTGGCGATGAACAACTGGTCGATCCAGTCGTTTTCCTTCATCGCCGTGGCCTGCTTGCCGCGTCCGCCACGCTTTTGCGAGCGGTATTCGGACAGCGGCTGGCTCTTGATGTAGCCGCCGTGCGACAGGGTCACGACCATGTCGGTCGGCGTGATCAGGTCTTCAGTGTCGAGCTCGGTGGCGTTCAGTTCGATTTCCGAACGGCGCGAGTCCTTCGTGTTCGTCGAGAACTCGGCCTTGATGGCCTGGAGTTCGTCACTGATGATGGCCGTGATGCGTTCCGGGCGAGCCAGGATGTCGAGCAGGTCGGCGATGGTGGACATGATGTCCTTGTATTCGCCGACGATTTTGTCCTGCTCCAGCCCGGTCAGGCGTTGCAGGCGCATGTTCAGGATTTCCTGAGCCTGCGTATCGCTCAAGCGGTACATGCCGTCGGCCTGCAGGCCGAACTCGGTGCCCAGGTCGTCCGGACGGAAGGCTGCGCGGCCTCCCGGCGTATCGCCGTCGGCGCGCGAAAGCATGTCGCGCACCAGCGACGAATCCCACGACTTCGCCATCAATTCCTGGCGTGCGACGGGAGGCGTCGGCGCGGCCTTGATGATGGTGATGAAATCATCGATGTTGGCCAGCGCAACGGCCAGGCCTTCCAGCACGTGGCCGCGTTCGCGGGCCTTTCGCAGTTGGAACACCGTGCGGCGCGTGACCACTTCGCGGCGATGCTGCAGGAAGTAATCGATCATCTGCTTCAGGTTGAGCAGGCGGGGCTGGCCATCGACCAACGCCACCAGGTTCATCCCGAAGGTGTCTTGCAACTGCGTATTCTTGTACAGGTTGTTCAGCACAACCTCTGGCACCTCACCGCGCTTGAGCTCGATGACCAGGCGCATGCCGTCCTTGTCGGACTCGTCGCGAATATCGGAGATACCTTCGATCTTCTTGTCGTTGACGAGCTCGGCAATGCGTTCCTGCAGCGTCTTCTTGTTGACCTGGTAGGGAATGGCGTCGATGACGATGGCTTGGCGGTTGCCCTTTTCCATGTCTTCGAAGTGCGTCTTGGCGCGCATGATGACGCGGCCACGACCCGTGCGATAGCCTTCGCGCACGCCGGACATGCCATAGATGATGCCGCCCGTGGGGAAGTCCGGCGCCGGGATGATCTCGATGAGTTCATCGACCGTGCAGGCCGGATTGCGCAGGCAGTACAGGCAGCCGTCGACCACTTCCTGGAGGTTGTGCGGCGGAATGTTGGTGGCCATGCCCACGGCAATACCCGAGCTGCCGTTGACCAGCAGGTTGGGCAGGCGCGACGGCAACAGCAGCGGTTCTTGTTCGCTGCCGTCGTAGTTGGGGCCGAAGTCCACCGTTTCCTGGTCGATGTCGGCCAGCAATTCATGGGCGATCTTCGCCAGGCGGATTTCGGTGTAACGCATCGCCGC containing:
- the gyrA gene encoding DNA gyrase subunit A, with the protein product MDSFAKETLPVSLEEEMRRSYLDYAMSVIVGRALPDVRDGLKPVHRRVLYAMHELNNDWNRAYKKSARIVGDVIGKYHPHGDQSVYDTIVRMAQDFSMRYMLVDGQGNFGSIDGDNAAAMRYTEIRLAKIAHELLADIDQETVDFGPNYDGSEQEPLLLPSRLPNLLVNGSSGIAVGMATNIPPHNLQEVVDGCLYCLRNPACTVDELIEIIPAPDFPTGGIIYGMSGVREGYRTGRGRVIMRAKTHFEDMEKGNRQAIVIDAIPYQVNKKTLQERIAELVNDKKIEGISDIRDESDKDGMRLVIELKRGEVPEVVLNNLYKNTQLQDTFGMNLVALVDGQPRLLNLKQMIDYFLQHRREVVTRRTVFQLRKARERGHVLEGLAVALANIDDFITIIKAAPTPPVARQELMAKSWDSSLVRDMLSRADGDTPGGRAAFRPDDLGTEFGLQADGMYRLSDTQAQEILNMRLQRLTGLEQDKIVGEYKDIMSTIADLLDILARPERITAIISDELQAIKAEFSTNTKDSRRSEIELNATELDTEDLITPTDMVVTLSHGGYIKSQPLSEYRSQKRGGRGKQATAMKENDWIDQLFIANTHDYLLCFSNRGRVYWLKVWEVPQGTRNSRGKPIVNMFPLADGEKITVVLPVKEFSEDHYVFMATSRGTVKKTPLSDFSNPRKAGIIAVDLDDGDYLIGADLTDGKHDVMLFSDSGKAVRFDENDVRPMGRNARGVRGMMLEETQTVIALLVAGDETQTVLTATENGYGKRTPIGEYTRHGRGTKGMIAIQTTSRNGKVVGAVLVNPTDEIMLITTGGVLVRTRVAEIREMGRATQGVTLINVDDGSTLSGVRRVVESDADDDGELDEDVQAEGGATEGGDDSNGAADSTDSTEPTEQ